A region from the Nematostella vectensis chromosome 13, jaNemVect1.1, whole genome shotgun sequence genome encodes:
- the LOC116608969 gene encoding uncharacterized skeletal organic matrix protein 5-like, with amino-acid sequence MTVLSCCSLPNGPQQTPFTDASENPISVYCYTSLPDCGPGPWALVMKSIYGSKELIYYSPFWTNKESLNPQAANDPYTHVNIKLPTYWASPITQGVCLWFPSSIMAYLQVPLTASSLYDVISGGSHMATNLDCDTGWKASLVSPPLSDCGTQGFNAQHLSGTKARIGAVAGDGNSNLGLCLAGGWTGADSDVQAGGSFTTDPDLNSLANAYLVFVKGSRLKDKNPQMTKRIIVILTNLSMVIISGGLM; translated from the exons ATGACTGTTTTGAGTTGTTGTAGCCTACCGAATGGTCCTCAACAGACACCGTTTACCGACGCCTCAGAGAATCCTATCAGTGTGTATTGCTACACCTCTCTTCCTGATTGTGGCCCCGGACCTTGGGCGCTGGTCATGAAGAGTATTTATGGAAgt AAAGAATTGATCTATTATAGCCCCTTCTGGACCAACAAGGAATCGCTCAACCCGCAAGCTGCTAATGATCCTTATACCCATGTCAACATAAAGCTCCCAACATACTGGGCGTCGCCCATAACACAAGGAGTATGCTTATGGTTCCCAAGCTCTATTATGGCTTATCTTCAAGTACCCCTCACGGCCAGTTCACTGTATGACGTCATATCCGGTGGCTCCCACATGGCAACGAATTTAGATTGCGATACAGGATGGAAGGCGTCGCTTGTTTCTCCACCCCTCTCTGACTGCGGTACTCAAGGGTTCAACGCTCAGCACTTATCAGGTACGAAGGCGCGAATCGGTGCGGTAGCGGGCGATGGCAATTCCAACCTCGGATTATGTCTGGCAGGAGGGTGGACTGGGGCCGACTCTGACGTACAGGCCGGCGGTAGCTTTACAACGGACCCTGATTTAAATAGTTTGGCTAATGCGTATCTAGTCTTTGTGAAAGGAAGTCgcttaaaagacaaaaatccCCAAATGACAAAAAGAATAATTGTAATCCTCACAAATTTGAGCATGGTGATTATTTCTGGAGGTCTCATGTGA
- the LOC125559106 gene encoding putative protein TPRXL — MRKGATPPVLIKKPGSLYMKKMPETSSPAESSNSDSVTSTLSAGSPVTAPSSTTPPSPNTRPPSPSTTATLPSATNSTQSSTTTFSCDSRYRKPHQTHIWWRSGGGCVPGGVDRACA, encoded by the exons ATGAGGAAAGGAGCAACTCCGCCCGTGCTTATCAAGAAACCCGGATCACTCTACATGAAAAAG ATGCCTGAAACAAGTTCACCGGCGGAATCATCAAATT ctgATTCTGTGACTAGTACACTTTCCGCTGGCAGTCCAGTGACAGCACCATCAAGTACAACGCCTCCTTCGCCAAATACAAGGCCCCCCTCGCCAAGTACAACGGCTACCTTGCCTAGTGCAACCAACTCCACGCAGTCATCCACCACAACTTTCTCTTGTGATTCAAGGTACAGAAAACCACACCAGACGCATATCTGGTGGAGGAGTGGGGGAGGGTGCGTGCCTGGAGGGGTGGACAGGGCGTGTGCCTAG